In a genomic window of Bradyrhizobium ontarionense:
- the rfaD gene encoding ADP-glyceromanno-heptose 6-epimerase has protein sequence MLLVTGGAGFIGSNLVAALNDAGRTDVIVCDSLGSEGKWRNLAKRQLADVVPPSELSGWLKGRRLDAVLHMGAISATTATDGDLVMEANFRSSLRLLDWCTANATPFIYASSAATYGDGAQGFQDDPSLAALKTLRPMNLYGWSKHLFDMAIAARAERGERLPPQYAGLKFFNVFGPNEYHKGSMMSVLTRRFGDIKAGHTLQLFKSHRDGIADGDQRRDFIYVDDVVRVMMWLLGSPSVSGLFNVGTGAARSFKDMMLSAYATLGAAPRIEYVDMPEAIRGSYQYFTQSKVDRLLAAGYNGGFTPLEDAVAHYVRGYLDSADRFR, from the coding sequence GTGCCGGGTTTATCGGATCGAATCTGGTCGCGGCGCTGAACGACGCCGGCCGTACCGATGTCATCGTCTGCGATAGCCTGGGCAGTGAAGGCAAATGGCGCAATCTCGCCAAGCGGCAGCTTGCCGACGTGGTGCCCCCGTCCGAGCTGAGCGGATGGCTGAAGGGCCGCCGGCTCGACGCCGTCCTGCACATGGGCGCGATCTCCGCGACCACGGCCACCGACGGCGATCTCGTGATGGAGGCCAACTTTCGCAGCTCGCTGCGCCTGCTCGACTGGTGCACGGCGAATGCCACGCCCTTCATCTACGCCTCTTCGGCCGCGACCTATGGCGACGGCGCGCAGGGGTTCCAGGACGATCCGTCGCTCGCGGCGCTCAAGACGCTCCGGCCGATGAATCTCTACGGCTGGAGCAAGCATCTGTTCGACATGGCGATCGCCGCGCGCGCCGAGCGCGGCGAGAGGCTGCCGCCGCAATATGCCGGATTGAAGTTCTTCAACGTGTTCGGTCCCAACGAATACCACAAGGGATCGATGATGAGCGTGCTGACTCGCCGCTTCGGCGACATCAAGGCGGGGCACACCCTCCAGCTGTTCAAATCGCATCGGGACGGGATCGCGGATGGCGACCAGCGTCGCGATTTCATCTATGTCGATGACGTCGTGCGCGTGATGATGTGGCTGCTGGGCTCGCCTTCCGTCTCCGGGCTCTTCAACGTCGGCACGGGCGCGGCCCGCAGCTTCAAGGACATGATGCTCTCGGCCTATGCCACGCTCGGAGCAGCGCCCCGGATCGAGTACGTCGACATGCCCGAAGCGATTCGCGGCAGCTACCAGTATTTCACCCAGAGCAAGGTCGACCGGCTGCTGGCCGCCGGCTACAACGGTGGCTTCACGCCGCTCGAGGATGCGGTGGCCCACTATGTCCGAGGCTATCTCGATTCCGCCGATCGCTTCCGCTAG
- the rfaE1 gene encoding D-glycero-beta-D-manno-heptose-7-phosphate kinase encodes MFDFDDLSQAIARQTVLCVGDLMLDEFVYGEVSRISPEAPAPVIAVQRSETNIGGAGNVARNIAALGARCIFVGLVGHDAAGDQLEVELAREAGIESVLVRDPSRPTTRKVRFVSEHFSTHMLRADWERAAPAAADIEQKLIEKILPLLDRADIVLLSDYAKGVLTTRVIRNVIDAARKAGKRVIVDPKSANFAIYRGATLLTPNRKEFSEATRSRAETEQEIASAAQDAIYLADCEAILVTQSERGMTLVPRQGDPIHVPAYPVKVSDVSGAGDTVVAVLAATLAAGAAWEDSLRMASAAAAVAVGKQGTASVTSAELRQKILPHAYLAAEEKIIANDDELLARVAAWRRDGLRVGFTNGCFDILHPGHVKVLTAARAACDRLVVGLNSDTSVKRLKGESRPVQDERARAEVLAALEAVDLVAIFAEDTPLRLIELIRPSVLVKGGDYTREQVVGHEVVEAGGGEVILIDILQGHSTTALVDRARSDGQ; translated from the coding sequence ATGTTCGACTTTGACGATCTCTCGCAAGCGATCGCCCGCCAGACGGTGCTGTGCGTCGGCGACCTCATGCTGGACGAATTCGTCTACGGCGAGGTGTCGCGGATTTCCCCGGAGGCCCCGGCGCCGGTGATCGCGGTTCAGCGCAGCGAGACCAATATCGGCGGCGCCGGCAATGTCGCGCGTAACATCGCGGCACTCGGCGCGCGCTGTATCTTCGTCGGCCTGGTGGGACATGATGCCGCCGGCGACCAGTTGGAGGTCGAGCTCGCGAGGGAGGCGGGCATCGAGAGCGTGCTGGTGCGCGACCCGTCGCGGCCGACGACGCGCAAGGTCCGCTTCGTCTCCGAGCATTTCTCGACCCACATGTTGCGCGCCGACTGGGAGCGCGCCGCGCCGGCCGCTGCCGACATCGAGCAGAAGCTGATCGAAAAGATCCTGCCGCTGCTCGATCGCGCCGACATCGTGCTGCTGTCGGATTATGCCAAGGGCGTGCTGACCACGCGCGTGATCCGCAACGTGATCGATGCCGCGCGCAAGGCGGGCAAGCGCGTCATCGTCGATCCCAAGAGCGCGAATTTCGCGATCTATCGTGGCGCGACGCTGCTCACGCCGAATCGCAAGGAGTTCTCGGAGGCCACCCGCAGCCGCGCCGAGACCGAGCAGGAGATCGCGTCCGCTGCGCAGGATGCGATCTATCTCGCCGACTGCGAGGCGATCCTGGTGACGCAGAGCGAACGCGGCATGACCTTGGTGCCGCGCCAGGGCGATCCGATCCATGTACCGGCCTATCCCGTGAAGGTAAGCGACGTGTCCGGCGCCGGCGACACCGTCGTTGCGGTCCTCGCCGCGACGCTCGCGGCCGGCGCAGCGTGGGAAGACTCGCTGCGAATGGCGAGCGCGGCAGCGGCCGTGGCCGTCGGCAAGCAGGGCACGGCCAGCGTCACGTCGGCCGAACTGCGGCAGAAGATCCTGCCGCATGCCTATTTGGCGGCTGAAGAGAAGATCATTGCAAACGACGACGAACTCCTGGCCCGTGTCGCGGCGTGGCGGCGCGACGGCTTGCGGGTCGGCTTCACCAATGGCTGCTTCGACATCCTGCATCCGGGCCACGTCAAGGTGCTGACGGCCGCGCGGGCCGCCTGCGACCGCCTGGTGGTCGGTCTGAACAGTGACACGTCCGTCAAGCGGCTCAAAGGCGAGAGCCGCCCCGTGCAGGACGAGCGCGCGCGCGCCGAGGTCCTGGCTGCGTTGGAGGCCGTGGACCTCGTCGCCATCTTCGCAGAGGACACGCCGCTCCGCCTGATCGAGTTGATCAGGCCGAGCGTACTGGTCAAGGGCGGCGACTACACGCGCGAGCAGGTGGTGGGACACGAGGTCGTCGAGGCCGGCGGCGGCGAGGTGATCCTGATCGACATTCTCCAGGGCCACAGCACGACGGCGCTGGTGGACCGCGCCCGGAGCGACGGGCAATGA